One window of Channa argus isolate prfri chromosome 4, Channa argus male v1.0, whole genome shotgun sequence genomic DNA carries:
- the dnaaf4 gene encoding dynein assembly factor 4, axonemal, which produces MPLLVTDYSWTQTDSMVYINVPLKGAKVGKVDILSTDEYIKVHYPPYLFEALLFEPVDDDRSTAKVGNGVVVISLQKRNNKVWDHLMITTSDKERKKEIRQQALLKYQEKLSAESQSRAEKKHTEKKYALETMMKLENEERESIQKMKDAERDKTTAELAAWQLRQKQQAEEEVQVKVQSQRAYQTKTKANTKNKERGCSDQRNQNETNCKKKQVDLPAPRLTGNIHVTFTPRVFPTALRESRVQEEEEWLKKQAEARHVLNADFEELNDLKKEHRNPDWLKEKGDKYFTNGDYLSAVNAYSLAIRLNRNIPALFSNRAACHLKLRNLHKAIEDSSQALNLLTPPVPANAAARARASVRRGSAFCQLQLYAEGLQDYQAALKIDPHNEALQADTQRIRDIIQGSEANPDTQ; this is translated from the exons ATGCCTTTACTAGTTACAGACTACTCGTGGACACAGACCGACTCGATGGTTTACATAAATGTCCCTTTAAAAGGAGCGAAAGTTGGGAAAGTCGACATTCTGTCCACAGACGAGTACATCAAG GTGCATTACCCACCATATCTATTTGAAGCCCTCCTGTTCGAACCTGTTGATGATGATAGAAGCACAGCAAAGGTTGGAAATGGAGTTGTAGTCATCAGTTTGCAAAAAAGGAACAATAAAGTGTGGGACCATCTGATGATAACTACAA gtgataaagagagaaagaaggagatcAGACAACAGGCTTTATTAAAATACCAGGAAAAGCTTTCTGCAGAGTCTCAATCCAGGGCAGAGAAaaagcacacagagaaaaaatatgCACTGGAGACAATGATGAAG cttgaaaatgaagaaagagagagtaTCCAGAAAATGAAAGATGCTGAGCGAGACAAGACCACAGCAGAGTTGGCAGCATGGCAACTGAGACAAAAGCaacaagcagaagaagaagtccAAGTTAAAGTCCAGAGTCAGAGGGCCTACCAAACCAAGACCAAAGCCAACACGAAGAACAAGGAACGTGGATGTTCAG ATCaaagaaaccaaaatgaaacaaattgcaAGAAAAAACAAGTGGACCTACCTGCTCCCAGACTCACGGGAAACATTCATGTCACATTTACACCAAGAGTTTTCCCAACAGCTCTCAGAGAATCCAGagtgcaggaggaggaagag TGGCTCAAAAAGCAAGCTGAAGCCAGGCATGTCCTAAATGCAGATTTTGAAGAGCTGAATGACCTAAAGAAGGAGCACAGGAATCCTGACTGGTTAAAGGAAAAAGGAGA caaatattttacaaatgggGACTACCTCAGTGCAGTGAATGCTTACAGCCTGGCCATCAGGCTTAACAGAAATATTCCAGCTCTGTTTTCAAACCGGGCTGCATGTCATCTAAAGCTACGAAATCTTCACAAGGCCATTGAGGATTCATCTCAG GCACTCAATCTATTGACTCCACCAGTTCCTGCCAATGCAGCTGCCAGAGCTAGAGCCAGTGTCCGCCGAGGATCTGCATTCTGCCAGCTACAGCTCTACGCAGAAG ggCTACAAGATTACCAAGCTGCACTGAAGATTGACCCCCACAATGAAGCCCTgcaggcagacacacagagaataaGAGACATTATTCAAGGATCTGAAGCTAACCCCGACACACAATGA